The genomic DNA TGGGTCAAAATAGCATATGATATTATCTATGCCATCCGTATATACCTTTCAATCCATAATTATTTTTTCCTCAGTGgggaaaaaggcagaaaaagTAGTGGAAAAAAACACAGGAAGGTTGAGTGGAAGCTGGCACTCTGTGGAGCCCCTACCCCATtcccatgtgggggggggggcagaataaaAGCCTAATCTGAGAGTGCTCATGGCTCACATAGAAAGCTGAATATTGTACTGCAGTGAAACATTCAAATTTAGCTTCTGCCATTGCTGGCAACATGGTATTAAAAGAAGAAGCTTAAGTTATTAAACTGAGCAGCTTTAATCATGCAGTTCAGGGGGGGAAATCCATTGCTACGGGAGTGCACAGGATTAAAGTATTTTTACCACAAAGCCAATACATGTATCAGTTAGCTATTGCTCCACCAGTGCATGCATGCTTGTGCATATGCAACTTCGTTCATGGGGATCCTGCTGAATATTATGGGATCCAatggatttttatttagaaattgaCCCCGTGACCCTGAACCTGATCATCCTGGTAGCTAGCTATGTCATCTTACTCTTGGTTTTCCTGATTTCTTGCATACTATATGACTGTAGAGGGAAAGATCCCAGTAAAGAGTATGCTCCTGAGATTCCAACTGAAACTCAGCCTCCAATCCGGCTGGTGGTGATGCAGCAAGGAAACCCCGGCACCCACTGGCCTAAAGGACTTGTCCCCGCTTATCAAAATACCACTGGTCCCCCAGGAAAAAGGACTACAGTAGTTTAAGAAGGCCTTCAGGAGCGCCTGAGGTCTAATCCATGATTGCCTCATCTGATATGTTTACATTCTGTTTGCAAAAGGATAACAGAGCAAGGTAAGCCAAAACTGATatcgtgtgtttgtgtgtgtctgtgtgtgttttcttacaCATGCTCTAAAATGGGTTATTTCTTCCTAAGTTGTCTTTTGTTTGTATGTTGTGCTGTTAGGGTCTTAATGGAGTAAGCACTCATATCCTAGATTTGAAAATGCATGAAGGATTTGtggaagaaatgggagaaaaagagacacagggaatgaattttaaaggaaatgagattttaaaaattacattgttCTGTCCTCAGACTTTTGAAGAGGGAAACAATTACACAACTGATCAGTGTTAAGGATTCGAAGGACTGTAATAAGTCTAATGGGCTTTTAGCAAAAGTAGATGTTCTTTGCTAGGCAAATGTGACATAAGACACAATGCTTTTGTAAAGCCATGTTATTTTCATTAACACTGCATGCATTAACAACCTAGTATTTCAGCATAGGAGACAGTGGCAGGTATCCTGTTAGCAACATACCCAGATACCTGAATGTTATGCCTGCATATGTACTTTTAGGTCAGAGTAGATGGTGAAATTAAGCACCTCCATCTGTTGTTATTCTGTCACTAAGCCACCTACCTGTTTTCTGGCTGGCAGCCTTCTCCACAGCCATTCAATGACCAGGGAAAGGTGGGGAAAGAACAAGGGGGAGCTGGCAGCCAAGTGCTTTGCTTTCTGCAGATGCCtacaggaagaaaaaggcaaccTCTTCAACTTCCTGGAGGTTCTCCAGAGGTCCAAGAGGATACATCGTCTTCCTTCAGCTAGCAGGAGGAACATACCCAACTGGCTGGCTTCCTGCAtgtcccctttccttcccctgtcTTTAGATGGCCACTGAATGACTGTGGAATGGGGTGCCTGTCTTGCACATAGTAGGTTAAGTACACCAGGGGAGGAAGGAATGAGACATAGGTAAAGCAGGTGGAGCTCTGCAATGCATCAATGTCCCCAAGATGGCATGGGCTAGATTTTCAGGACAGCTTTCACTTAATATATGACCTTTGGGGGGAACAACATTGTCTAGAGTACCATCTATCCCAGGACTATGGGATGCTATAACCCAGGATTACAAGAGCCAGCATGAAGAAATGGTCAGGGTGTCAGGTTAGGACCAGAAAGACCCAGGTTCAAACCCTCACTTGGCCACGAAGCTCAATGGATGAGTTTGGaccagtctttctctctctctatctctctcatcCTAACCTACTTCACAGAGTTATTGTAAGGACAAGATGATGTGGAGAGGAGAATGCACACCCTGATGCTCTTTGAACAAAGGAACACCATGAGGATGCACTGATATGAGATATTTGATATAGTGCTATTCTTGGGTTTCTACATCTAGCAGAAGAGTGTTGAGAGGATATAGCCAGGGAGTAATAGATCACTCCCGATAAACCCTTATTTCAGCGGTTCtgaacctgtgggtcatgacccctttgggggtccaatgaccctttcacagaggtcacctaagaccatcagaaagcacATATTATCAATGATCTTAGGAACTGAGAGCATtggttggaggtcaccacaacatgaggaactatattaaagggtcttggcattaggaaggttgagaaccactgccttatgtGGTGTCCAGTATAGTGAGTTATGTTAGACATTCCCTTACTGGTCAAGGTACCTGAGTAAGTGGTTGTCATGCAGTGTCAGAAGCTTGTGGGTGAAAATATTTGCCTAAAGCCAtttcagtctgtttccaggcctGTTTTGGGTACAGAAACTGCTTTATTCACCATGAGGTGCTGCTTTAAGCACTATCAAATCATTAGTCTGTTAAAAGGCCTTATTGGTCCATCTTGCTTAGCATCCTCTACTATACTCACTGGCAGTGACTGTCTGGGATTTTAGACAGAACACTTCCCTGGCCCTATCTGGAGATAACTGGTGTTGAACCTGGGGCATGTGCTCTTCTGCTGAGCTATTGTCATTTCAACATGCCACATAGGGTTTGCATGATTTGCCAACTGCAAGCCTCTGACCATCAGACACTTTGAACAAGACNNNNNNNNNNTACATGAGacaaaacacacaacaaataaaAGTGTATCTTTCAGCAAATAAGGAAATGCAGggaaggaatcttgcagcaccataGATACATTTATTTCAGGATGAGGTTTCATGGCTACAAATCCACTTCTTTAGACGCATCAAGGCAGAAGTACCCAACAAACTATCATTCAGTCATTTTAATGGATTAAGCAACTGAAATAATGAAAGAATGACCATTTCCAAACATGTGagtagaaaataaaacaattgtgTCAGGCTGAATAACACAAATAATGTATGGTCTCGAACAATATCTTTCCCAAACAGAAGAGTCAAAAAAACTGTCCAtgtgtgaatgtgtatgtgtgtgtgtgagagagtgtacacatgtgtgtatataaaataaaacattcaagaCTGACTTGCAAATTCAGGGGCATAGTGGGGGTAGGGAGACAGTTTCAAAAGAattgataaaaaaaatcccacatgaTACACGGCAAACAAATTACAGATGAAATTGTACCATCTGGTGCACACTGTCATCCATagttgaaagagaagatagactgtgcatatttgtatttgtattatctC from Sceloporus undulatus isolate JIND9_A2432 ecotype Alabama chromosome 2, SceUnd_v1.1, whole genome shotgun sequence includes the following:
- the LOC121920436 gene encoding small integral membrane protein 36-like, with the protein product MDFYLEIDPVTLNLIILVASYVILLLVFLISCILYDCRGKDPSKEYAPEIPTETQPPIRLVVMQQGNPGTHWPKGLVPAYQNTTGPPGKRTTVV